A DNA window from Litorivicinus lipolyticus contains the following coding sequences:
- a CDS encoding SpoIIAA family protein — translation MIEVKRNGKRVELVVEGPINLAAMQDFIPRALIATEGLKHGSMLMHLGEGAWPTLAAVGLELVELPKMIRLIRRFDRIAVMTDRDWIGELAEFEGLLIPGLKIEAFDLDELAEASAWLKEPLPA, via the coding sequence ATGATTGAAGTGAAACGCAATGGAAAGCGGGTCGAACTGGTGGTCGAAGGGCCTATCAATTTGGCCGCGATGCAAGATTTCATACCGAGGGCGCTGATTGCCACCGAAGGGCTCAAGCACGGGTCGATGCTGATGCACCTAGGCGAGGGCGCCTGGCCAACATTGGCTGCGGTGGGGCTTGAGTTGGTTGAACTGCCGAAAATGATTCGCTTGATTCGCCGCTTTGACCGCATCGCAGTAATGACCGATCGCGACTGGATCGGTGAGCTGGCGGAATTCGAGGGGTTGTTGATACCGGGGCTGAAAATTGAAGCCTTTGACCTCGACGAATTGGCCGAGGCCTCCGCCTGGCTAAAGGAGCCGCTACCCGCTTAG
- a CDS encoding ketosteroid isomerase-related protein: MADTRALIEQYYSALNSDDLPGLLALLSDDVVHDVNQSHREDGKLAFRAAFEHRRAHYDEQMVDRVICINEDGSRAATEYRMQGHYLATEDGLPRATGQAYDLQAGAFFEIKNGEIKRVTSYCNRQEWINQVSPLHDQS; this comes from the coding sequence ATGGCCGACACACGGGCACTCATCGAGCAGTACTACAGCGCACTTAATAGCGACGATTTACCGGGACTACTGGCGTTACTCAGCGACGACGTCGTGCATGACGTCAATCAAAGCCATCGCGAGGACGGCAAACTCGCATTTCGAGCGGCCTTCGAACATCGCCGCGCGCACTACGATGAACAAATGGTTGACCGCGTCATTTGCATCAATGAAGACGGCAGTCGAGCCGCCACCGAGTACCGTATGCAGGGACACTACCTGGCGACCGAAGACGGCTTACCGCGCGCCACGGGCCAAGCCTATGACCTGCAGGCCGGGGCATTCTTCGAGATCAAAAACGGCGAAATCAAACGTGTCACCAGCTATTGCAACCGCCAAGAGTGGATCAATCAGGTCAGCCCGCTTCACGACCAGAGCTAA
- a CDS encoding SixA phosphatase family protein → MRALLWACLALWAGQASALSLEDYLDQPERYGQVLLMRHAIAPGTGDPGDFELGNCASQRNLDARGQAQAIATGERLSAAGFAPQVIATSPWCRCHQTARLLALGEPEVDMGLASFFQGHVQRADTLAAFDALLGRIGERSAILVTHFVVISAVAGRSPASGGLVAFNPRTQESWSID, encoded by the coding sequence GTGAGGGCGTTGCTGTGGGCCTGTTTGGCACTCTGGGCGGGGCAGGCTAGTGCGCTCAGCTTGGAGGATTACCTTGATCAACCTGAACGCTATGGTCAGGTGCTGTTGATGCGCCACGCGATCGCGCCGGGCACCGGTGATCCTGGTGATTTCGAATTGGGTAACTGTGCCAGTCAGCGCAATCTGGATGCGCGCGGTCAGGCTCAGGCGATTGCCACGGGCGAGCGCTTGTCAGCGGCCGGGTTTGCGCCACAGGTGATTGCCACCAGTCCCTGGTGCCGGTGTCATCAGACCGCTCGGCTGTTGGCGTTAGGTGAACCGGAAGTCGACATGGGCCTGGCTTCGTTCTTTCAAGGGCATGTCCAGCGCGCCGATACCCTGGCCGCGTTTGACGCATTGCTAGGGCGCATTGGCGAGCGATCCGCGATCTTGGTGACTCACTTCGTGGTGATCAGTGCCGTCGCCGGGCGCAGTCCGGCAAGCGGTGGGCTGGTGGCGTTTAACCCACGAACCCAAGAGAGTTGGTCGATCGACTAG